The Medicago truncatula cultivar Jemalong A17 chromosome 7, MtrunA17r5.0-ANR, whole genome shotgun sequence genome includes the window CCCTGAGTTTCCATTATTTCCATCTCGATTTGTGCGTGTGTATATATATTCTTTGATTTACCaaagtatataatttttaatgtttcaaaGTAAATCTGTAAAATAtactttttgtcaaaattacaaTAATACATTGTGATTTTGACAAACTCACACTCAATCTAAACTTATTCTAGACCTTCTAAACCACCTCTACATGTGCAAACTACTCATTTTATATGTTAAAAGTATATATCTTCTTTAATGTGCAGGACTCCAAATCTCAAAAGGTTAGTGTTTCCCATATCTGGCAACATATCAAAAATTGGAATAGAAACTGCAATGAGATCTTGGAGAGACCTTCAGTCCATTACAATTACCTCAGTTGTGcatcattttaacatttttgaaGCAATCAGAAAATACTGCAAGAACATTGTTAGCTTAAAGATCACAGGTGGTTTTGAACAATATGAAGCTAGGGCATTGGTTAAATGCACTCCAAATCTAAAGGTTTTGAGTATTCGAAAGATGAAAGTTAACATGGGAGGTTTATGTCACGTGCTTAATAACTTGGAACATTTGGAGGTGGTAAACTTAAGCCATAGTCTTATTGTGGATAAAGTGGACGGTGCGTTTCATTTATACTCGATTGATGATGTGCTAAGTCGTGTCAATATCTCATGCAAGCTTATCACTTGTCAAATAACAACAAGCCATAGGTGCAAGAATCCATTTGCGAGAAATCCAAGAAGAATGCCACATGGATCCTTGGAAAATATTTGGCGTGAAGATGAGATAAGCTCTCTTTCACATTAGTTAGTCATAGTAAAATGTGTTAAAGATTGCATGGATCTTATTATAAACATTTTCTCATTTTGAATTAGAATCATGTTTGGAGACATTCTATTGCTTGCATTTGTCTACTTTTCTGGTTATTAtggttattgaaaaataaaatagtcttttaatgCATTGAAGTATATTATAATCATGTTGAGCTCCATCTTGAAATATTATCTTGGTGATGGATTAATGGAGATAGTGGAAATTTTGgtcttaaattttgaaattagaGTGGTAATCAGATAATTAGTTTctaaacaatttaaataatcagagaATTATATGAGGGAGTTGGACAACTTCATTCTCcattgtaatttcttttttcacttCCATCTGTTTGTGACCTattatgttgatatgttatgttgttggaGAATAAGTCCCAGTTATAGTACATAGTCCTAGAGCCTGCACTGGAGGGGTGGAACTGTGCCATTACTGCTCACTTTGATTGTGTTC containing:
- the LOC11426669 gene encoding F-box/LRR-repeat protein At3g48880; amino-acid sequence: MTQFLKYASSLSGGNISCVIFNCYVYLSDVHLTSIAERTPNLKRLVFPISGNISKIGIETAMRSWRDLQSITITSVVHHFNIFEAIRKYCKNIVSLKITGGFEQYEARALVKCTPNLKVLSIRKMKVNMGGLCHVLNNLEHLEVVNLSHSLIVDKVDGAFHLYSIDDVLSRVNISCKLITCQITTSHRCKNPFARNPRRMPHGSLENIWREDEISSLSH